The genomic interval TTCGATGAAGCCGTACTTGTTGACGCGGGCGAAGGTCGCAAGCGAGTTGATCAGACCGATATTCGGGCCTTCCGGCGTCTCGATCGGGCAGATACGGCCGTAATGGGTCGGATGCACGTCGCGGACTTCGAAGCCCGCGCGTTCACGCGTCAGACCGCCCGGACCCAGCGCCGAAAGACGACGCTTGTGGGTGATTTCCGACAGCGGATTGATCTGGTCCATGAACTGCGAAAGCTGCGACGAACCGAAGAACTCGCGCACGGCGGCGGCCGCCGGCTTGGCGTTGATCAGGTCCTGCGGCATCACGGTGTCGATCTCGATCGAGGACATGCGTTCCTTGATCGCGCGCTCCATGCGCAGAAGACCCAGACGATACTGGTTCTCCATCAGCTCACCGACCGAGCGGACGCGGCGGTTGCCGAGATTGTCGATGTCGTCGATCTCGCCCTTGCCGTCGCGCAGGTCAACCAGCGTCTTGACGACGGCCAGGATGTCCTCCTTGCGCAACACGCGAACCGTATCCTCGGCATCGAGGTCGAGACGCATGTTCATCTTGACGCGGCCGACGGCCGACAGGTCATAGCGCTCGCTGTCGAAGAACAGCGAGTTGAACATGGCCTCGGCCGATTCCATGGTCGGCGGCTCGCCCGGACGCATGACGCGATAGATATCGAACAGCGCGTCCTGACGGTTCTCGTTCTTGTCCGCGACCAGCGTATTGCGGATATAGGCGCCGACATTGACGTGGTCGATGTTGAGGATCGCGATCTCGTCGATACCCTGATCGATGATGCCAGCGAGATTCTTCTCGTCCAGCTCTTCGCCGGCCTCGAGATAGATTTCGCCGGTTTCCAGGTTGACGAGGTCTTCTGCGAGGAAGGTGCCGTAAAGCTCCTCATCGCTCACCTTGAGCGCCTTGAGGCCGCCTTCGGACAGCTTCTTCAACATGCGCGGGGTCAGCTTCTTGCCGGCCTCGACCACGACTTCGCCGCTGTCGGCGTCGATCAGATCGGCAATGACCTTCTGGCCGCGCAGACGCTCGGGCGAGAACGGCACTTTCCAGCCCTCGCCATCACGCTCATAGGTGGCCTTCTCGTAGAAGGTCTCGAGGATTTCCTCGGTGTCCATGCCGAGCGCCATCAAGAGCGACGTCGCCGGGATCTTGCGGCGGCGGTCGATACGGGCGTGCACGATGTCCTTGGCGTCGAATTCGATATCGAGCCAGGAACCGCGATAGGGGATCACGCGGGCGGCAAACAGCAGCTTGCCCGACGAATGGCTCTTGCCCTTGTCGTGGTCGAAGAACACGCCCGGCGAACGGTGCATCTGCGAAACGATGACGCGCTCGGTGCCATTGACGATGAAGGTCGCGTTGTTGGTCATCAGCGGCATGTCGCCCATATAGACCGACTGCTCCTTGATGTCCTTGATCGACTTCGCGCCCGTGTCCTCATCGATATCGAACACGATCAGGCGCAGCTTCACCTTCAGCGGCGCGGCATAGGTCAGGTCGCGCTGGCGGCATTCCTCGACGTCGAACTTCGGCTGTTCGAACTCGTAGGACACGAATTCGAGCATCGAAGCGCCGGAGAAATCGGTCATCGGGAAGACGGACTTGAACACCGCCTGCAGCCCCTCGTCGGGACGTCCGCCCTTGGGCTCGTCAACCATGAGGAACTGGTCATAGGAGGCCTTCTGAACCTCGATCAGGTTCGGCATCTCCGCGACTTCCGGGATCTTTCCGAAAAACTTGCGTACGCGCCTGCGACCGTTAAAGGAAAGGGTCTGAGCCATTCAGGTAGCTCCTTCAATCTGCATCCGGGCCTGCAACAGACGGTCACCGATGGCCAATTGGCTCCGTCGTCATTTAAGGGTCTTCTTGAGAACCCATTACCCAAAGGCCCGAAATGGGACTTTGGGTAATGGTTTCGGGTCAGTTGTCATTGCGCGGGCGGTGACCGCCCGCGCAACAAAATGCAAAGCTTACTTGAGCTCAACCTTGGCGCCAGCTGCTTCCAGCTTGCCCTTGAGTTCTTCGGCTTCGGCCTTGGAAACGGCTTCCTTGACCGGCTTCGGAGCGCCTTCGACGAGGTCCTTGGCTTCCTTGAGGCCGAGACCGGTGATGGCGCGGACTTCCTTGATGACGCCGATCTTGTTGCCGCCGGCTTCCGCCAGGATGACATCAAATTCGGTCTTTTCTTCAACGGCTTCAGCAGCAGCGCCAGCGCCGCCGGCAGCAGCAACGGCTACCGGTGCAGCGGCGGAAACGCCCCACTTTTCTTCGAGCATCTTGGAAAGCTCGGCGGCTTCGAGAACCGTCAGCTCAGAGAGTTCTTCTACGATTTTGGCGAGATCAGCCATGTTCATATTCCTTCAGTGTTGGTTCGAACTGGTTCGAAATTTTGTAAACAGCGAAAAACCGCATCAGGCGGCTTCGTCCTTCGTGGCGTAGGCATTGAGCACGCGCGCAAGCTGGCTTGCGGGTGCCGAAGCAATCGTCGCGATACGGGTAGCCGGGGTCTGGATCATACCAACCAGCTTCGCACGCAGCTCGTCCAGCGAAGGCATCGTCGCAAGCGACTTCACACCTTCCGCGTCGAGCACGGTTGCCCCCATGGCGCCGCCGATGACAACGAGCTTGTCGTTGGTCTTGGCGAAGTCCATGCAGACCTTCGGAGCCGTCACCGGGTCATCGCAAAATGCGATGAGCGTCTGACCTTTGAACAGGTCGGACATACCCTCGGACTCCGTACCCTGAAGGGCAATCTTGGCCAGGCGGTTCTTCGCGACTCTGACAGTGCCGCCCGCTTGACGCATCTTCGAACGAAAATCGTTCATCTGCGCAACGGTGACACCGGCATAGTGGGCCACGACAACTGAGCCAGAAGCCTTGAAGACTTCGTTCAGTTCCGTGACGAATTCGCGTTTTTCCGCTCTTTCCACTGCCTATCTCCAGTTGACAGGCCCATTTTCGGACCTGTCGGTTTGCCTTTGCCGCAAGGGGCTTCTTGTTTTTATCCAAGATCCCAAGCGACGCTCGAGGATCCTGCCCCCATCGGCGCGCGATTTCTCAAGCGCCTAGGCACAACCAGGTTCGAACCAGTTAAACCGCCAAAGGTGACTTGCGTCGCCAACGGAAAAATTGGTCTCACCCGTCTCATGCAGGCATAATTAAGGTTGCCCACCTGCAATCTCGGACAGGAAACCGGGTTTTATCCCGGGTTTTTCCGGGCCCTGGAGCCCGGAAACTTGTCACCGGAAGCGCACTTCCAGAAATTCTTCAGTCCGCGCTCAGGCGTTGACCGACGAGAAGTCGATCTTGACGCCGGGGCCCATGGTCGACGACAGCGCCAGGCGCTTGACGTAGTTGCCCTTGGCGCCGGCCGGCTTGGCCTTGACGACGGCATCGGCGAAGGCGCGGATGTTTTCTTCCAGCGCGCTCGCGTCAAACGAGGCCTTGCCGACGCCGGCGTGAACGATGCCGGCCTTCTCGACGCGGAACTCGACAGCGCCGCCCTTGGAGGCTTCGACAGCCGCCTTGACGTCCATCGTGACGGTGCCAACCTTCGGGTTCGGCATCATGCCGCGCGGGCCGAGCACCTTGCCGAGACGGCCGACGAGCGGCATCATGTCCGGCGTGGCGATGCAACGATCGAAATCGATGTTGCCGCCCTGAACGGCTTCGACCAGATCTTCGGCGCCAACGACGTCCGCACCGGCCGCCTTGGCTTCATCGGCCTTGGCGCCACGGGCGAAAACGGCAACGCGAACCGTACGGCCCGTGCCGTTCGGCAGGTTGACGACGCCGCGGACCATCTGGTCGGCGTGACGCGGGTCAACGCCGAGATTCATCGCGATCTCGATGGTTTCGTCGAACTTCGCGGTGGCGCGTTCCTTGACCATCTTCACGGCTTCGGAAAGGGCGTAGAACTTGTCGGCATCAACGCCTTCGCGGTTCTTCTGAATACGCTTTGCAATCTTGCTCATGGCAATCAACCCGTCACTTCCAGGCCCATGGCGCGGGCGGAGCCCTCGACCATGCGCATTGCGCCTTCGATATCGGCGGCGTTCAGATCGCTCATCTTGGCTTCCGCGATCTTGCGGACCTGCTCAGAGGTGATCTTGCCTGCCGATGCGCGACCCGGGGTCTTCGAACCGGACTTCAGCTTCGCTTCCCGCTTCAGGAAGTAGGAAACCGGCGGCTGCTTCATCACGAAGGTGAAGGACTTGTCCTGGAAATAGGTGATGATGACCGGAATCGGCATACCCTTTTCCATTTCCTGCGAGGCGGCGTTGAACGCCTTGCAGAATTCCATGATATTGATGCCACGCTGACCAAGCGCGGGACCGATCGGCGGGGACGGATTTGCCGAACCTGCCGGGACCTGCAGCTTGAGCTGGCCTGCAACTTTCTTAGCCATTACTCTGCCTTTCACGTTGTGGACCGGAACCCCGGCCCGACTGCCGGCCTATCGCCGGCGGCTGCGGTTGCGTGGTGCGAACATCCGGGCGCCGGCTAAGCGTCCTGTTCTTCCACGCGCAATGCCCCCGAAGGGGCAAATCATCAAACTTTCTCGACCTGCGCGTATTCCAGCTCGACCGGGGTGGCGCGACCGAAGATCGAGACCTCGACCTTCAGGCGGGAGCGCTCCTCATCGACGTCCTGCACCACACCGTTGAACGATGCGAACGGACCATCGGAAACCCGAACCTGCTCGCCGATCTCGAAAAGCACGGTCGCCTTCGGACGCTCGACGCCTTCCTGAACCTGACCGAGAATGTGCTCGGCCTCGGAATCCGGAATCGGAACCGGCTTCTGGTCGCTGCCGAGGAAACCGGTCACGCGGGGCGTATTCTTGATAAGATGAAACACCTCGTCATTGAGCTCGGCCCTCACCAGCACGTAGCCGGGGAAGAACTTGCGCTCAGAATCGACCTTGCGGCCGCGACGCACCTCGACGACCTTTTCGGTCGGCACGAGAATGCGGTCGAAATACTGGTCGAGACCCTTCTGGCGGGCCTTTTCCTCGATCGCCTCAGCCACCTTCTTTTCGAAGTTGGAATAGGCGTGAACGATATACCAACGCATAGCCATCTGCTTCCCCTTCCCCGATCAGGCGCCGAGATTGAGGATGAAATTCATCAACAAGCTCATCAACTGGTCCGCAGCAAAAAAGAAAAATGCCGCGATCACGACCATCACGATCACCATGAGGGTCGAAATCACAGTTTCGCGCCGGGAAGGCCAAACGACTTTGGCCGTCTCAGCGCGCACTTGCTGCAGAAACGTGAATGGATTGGTTTTAGATGCCATAAATGCCCACGCCTTTACGGCACGTAAAGCGGAAGATCCAGCTCCACGCGCCGCGAGTCTGTTTTTCACTACATATCATCGTTTTTCGTTGACACAAGAGAAAAACGTATTTTTGTTTTCACATTCACGCGAGCCGGCCACTGATTTGCGCGACCAAACGGCGTGCTGGCAGGGGCAGAGGGGCTCGAACCCCCGACCTGCGGTTTTGGAGACCGCCGCTCTACCAACTGAGCTATACCCCTTCATCCTCAGCGAGCGACAGGCGTTTCCGCGCGCCAGCATCAGACATGGCGCTCATTTACGGATATGACGCGCGCTTTGCAAGGGTGTTTTTCATGAATGCCTGTGAAGATTGCGCAATCCGGCCCGTTGCCCGGTTGGTGGCGGCGTGACTCGCTCTACCCCCTGTCGCCGCAAAGTCATGGCGCGCGAAAACCTGAACCGTTGCCGCGTTGCCCTGCATGCCGGCTCAAGGCCGGCATGAAGAAGAAAGAGAGGTGCGGCCGGTCTACGCCCTGAGCGCCTCGTTTTCCGGATCGAACGGGCTCTCCTCCACAACGGTCGCGTCATAGAGATCGCCGAGGATCCTGATCTTCAGCTTGGTGCCGGGTACCGCATAGTCCGGCTTCAGCATCGCCAGCGCGATCGACTTGCCGATGCGCCAGCCGAAGCCGCCCTGGGTGGCGCGACCGGCGAGGTTGCCGTCGCCGTCATAGATCGCCTCCGAGCCGCGTGCGTCGCAATCGGTGACGCCGTCGACGATCAGGGTCGCGAACACCGAGCCGAGACCCGCCTCCTTCTTCGACAGCAGCGCCTCCTTGCCGATGAAATCCTTCTTCGGTTTGATGAAGCGGTCGAGGCCCGATTCGTAGGCGGTGTATTCGATCGACATTTCCCGCTGCATGGCGCGGTAGGATTTTTCGAGCGCCATAGCGCCCATCGCCCTTATGCCGAAGGGCTTGATGTCGAATTCGGCACCGGCTTCCATCAGCTTGTCGAAGATATAGGTCTGCATCGCGATCGGGTGATGCAGCTCCCAGCCGAGTTCGCCAACAAAATTGACGCGCAGCGCATGACAGCTTGCCGCCCCGATCGAGATCGGCTGCCCCGTCAGCCAGCCGAAATCCTCGTTTGCGAGCGAGGCGCGCGTCAGCTTCTTCAGGAGATCGCGCGATTTCGGGCCGGCGACGACCAGCACGCCCATTTCCATGGTCAGCGGCCGCAGCGTGACCGAGCCATCGGTCGGCGCGAGTTTCATCAGCAGGTCGTGGTCGTGGCTTTCGAGCCCCGCGCCGGAGACCAGATAGAACCGGTCGGGCGCCCATTCGTAAAGCGTGAACTCCGCCCTCACCCCGCCTTCCTGCCCCAGCAGGTGGCAAAGCGCGATCCGGCCGCGCTTCTTCGGAATGGCATTGGCGAAAATACTGTCGAGGAAGGCGCGCGCGCCGACGCCCGAGACTTCCATCTTGGCGAATGGCGTCATGTCCAGCACGCCGACCTTTTCGTGGACGTGTTTCACCTCATTGCCGACATGCTCGAAATAGTTCGAGCGCCGGAACGACCATTTTTCCACGATCCGGCCGTCTTCCAGCGGCGGAGCGTGGTTATGGCTGGTCAGCACATCGGCGCCGACGCCGAGCTCGCTCTCGTCCAGCGCATAGCCCTCCGGCGCGTACCAGTTGGCTCGCTCCCAGCCATAGACCGAGCCGAACACGCCGCCGAGCGCCTTCAGCCGTTCATAGACCGGCGAAGTCTTCAGCGGCCGGGCAGCGGCGCGCTCCTCGTCGGGATAGTGCATGGTAAAGACATTGGCATAGGCCTCCTCGTTCTTGGCGATGAGGTAGCCCTCGGTGGCGTAGGGCCCGAAGCGGCGCGGATCGACGCCGGCAAGGTCCACCGTCGGCTCGCCATTGACGATCCACTCGGCCAACTGCCAGCCGGCGCCGCCTGCTGCGGTAATGCCGAAGGAATGGCCTTCGTTCAGCCAGAAATTCTTCAGCCCCGGCGCGGGCCCGACGATCGGGTTGCCGTCCGGCGTATAGGCGATCGCGCCGTTATAGACCTTCTTGATGCCGACCTCGGCAAAGGCCGGAACGCGCGCCATCGCCGTCTCGATATGCGGCATCAGCCGGTCGAGCTCCTCCTGGAACAACTCGTATTCGCTGTCGTCGGAAGGCCCGTCGACATAACAGACCGGTGCGCCGACTTCATACGGCCCGAGGATCAGCCCGCCGGCCTCCTCGCGCATATACCAGGCGCTGTCGGATTCGCGGAGCACACCCATCTCGGGCAGCCCCTGCTTCTTGCGCTCCAGGATCGCCGGATGCGGTTCGGTGACGATATACTGATGCTCGACCGGGATGACGGGAATGTTGAGCCCGACCATGGCGCCGGTCCTGCGGGCAAAGTTGCCGGTGCAGGAGATCACGTGATCGGCGGTGAATGCCTCCTTGTCGGTCTCGACATGCCAGGTTCCGTCCGTGTTCTGGCGGATTTCAGTGACCGTGGTGTTACGCATGATCCGCGCGCCGTTGTCGCGCGCGCCCTTGGCCAGCGCCTGGGTCAGGTCGGCCGGCTGGATATAACCGTCACCGGGATGCTGGATCGCGCCGAGCAGGCCGTCGGTCTCGCACAGCGGCCAGACCTCCTTGACCTCCTCCGGCGTGAGGAACCTGAAATCGACCCCGATCGTCTCGGCGATGCCGGAATAATAGAGATACTCATCCATCCGGTCCTTGGTCATCGCGAGGCGGATATTCGAGACCTTCGAAAAA from Martelella mediterranea DSM 17316 carries:
- the rplL gene encoding 50S ribosomal protein L7/L12 encodes the protein MADLAKIVEELSELTVLEAAELSKMLEEKWGVSAAAPVAVAAAGGAGAAAEAVEEKTEFDVILAEAGGNKIGVIKEVRAITGLGLKEAKDLVEGAPKPVKEAVSKAEAEELKGKLEAAGAKVELK
- the rplJ gene encoding 50S ribosomal protein L10: MERAEKREFVTELNEVFKASGSVVVAHYAGVTVAQMNDFRSKMRQAGGTVRVAKNRLAKIALQGTESEGMSDLFKGQTLIAFCDDPVTAPKVCMDFAKTNDKLVVIGGAMGATVLDAEGVKSLATMPSLDELRAKLVGMIQTPATRIATIASAPASQLARVLNAYATKDEAA
- the rplA gene encoding 50S ribosomal protein L1, whose amino-acid sequence is MSKIAKRIQKNREGVDADKFYALSEAVKMVKERATAKFDETIEIAMNLGVDPRHADQMVRGVVNLPNGTGRTVRVAVFARGAKADEAKAAGADVVGAEDLVEAVQGGNIDFDRCIATPDMMPLVGRLGKVLGPRGMMPNPKVGTVTMDVKAAVEASKGGAVEFRVEKAGIVHAGVGKASFDASALEENIRAFADAVVKAKPAGAKGNYVKRLALSSTMGPGVKIDFSSVNA
- the rplK gene encoding 50S ribosomal protein L11, yielding MAKKVAGQLKLQVPAGSANPSPPIGPALGQRGINIMEFCKAFNAASQEMEKGMPIPVIITYFQDKSFTFVMKQPPVSYFLKREAKLKSGSKTPGRASAGKITSEQVRKIAEAKMSDLNAADIEGAMRMVEGSARAMGLEVTG
- the nusG gene encoding transcription termination/antitermination protein NusG, with product MAMRWYIVHAYSNFEKKVAEAIEEKARQKGLDQYFDRILVPTEKVVEVRRGRKVDSERKFFPGYVLVRAELNDEVFHLIKNTPRVTGFLGSDQKPVPIPDSEAEHILGQVQEGVERPKATVLFEIGEQVRVSDGPFASFNGVVQDVDEERSRLKVEVSIFGRATPVELEYAQVEKV
- the secE gene encoding preprotein translocase subunit SecE; amino-acid sequence: MASKTNPFTFLQQVRAETAKVVWPSRRETVISTLMVIVMVVIAAFFFFAADQLMSLLMNFILNLGA
- a CDS encoding GcvT family protein produces the protein MTTKTRALVIGGGVVGVSTLYHLAKKGWSDAVLIERKELTSGSTWHAAGLLPLFNMSYSVGQLHKYSVNLYSSLEEETGLNVGFSKVSNIRLAMTKDRMDEYLYYSGIAETIGVDFRFLTPEEVKEVWPLCETDGLLGAIQHPGDGYIQPADLTQALAKGARDNGARIMRNTTVTEIRQNTDGTWHVETDKEAFTADHVISCTGNFARRTGAMVGLNIPVIPVEHQYIVTEPHPAILERKKQGLPEMGVLRESDSAWYMREEAGGLILGPYEVGAPVCYVDGPSDDSEYELFQEELDRLMPHIETAMARVPAFAEVGIKKVYNGAIAYTPDGNPIVGPAPGLKNFWLNEGHSFGITAAGGAGWQLAEWIVNGEPTVDLAGVDPRRFGPYATEGYLIAKNEEAYANVFTMHYPDEERAAARPLKTSPVYERLKALGGVFGSVYGWERANWYAPEGYALDESELGVGADVLTSHNHAPPLEDGRIVEKWSFRRSNYFEHVGNEVKHVHEKVGVLDMTPFAKMEVSGVGARAFLDSIFANAIPKKRGRIALCHLLGQEGGVRAEFTLYEWAPDRFYLVSGAGLESHDHDLLMKLAPTDGSVTLRPLTMEMGVLVVAGPKSRDLLKKLTRASLANEDFGWLTGQPISIGAASCHALRVNFVGELGWELHHPIAMQTYIFDKLMEAGAEFDIKPFGIRAMGAMALEKSYRAMQREMSIEYTAYESGLDRFIKPKKDFIGKEALLSKKEAGLGSVFATLIVDGVTDCDARGSEAIYDGDGNLAGRATQGGFGWRIGKSIALAMLKPDYAVPGTKLKIRILGDLYDATVVEESPFDPENEALRA